Part of the bacterium genome, GGGGTGCGGGTGGACGGCATCGTCCGCGGCGACGGCGGCGTCACGCTCCGCGCGGCGCGCGGCGGCCGCCCCGCGACGTATCGCGCGCGCATGGCGATCGTGGCGACCGGCGCGTCGCTGGTGCTGCCGCGCGGGCTCGGGGCCGTGCCCCGCCTTCCGGCGATGATGCTGGCGGCGCGGACGTACGTCGCCCGGCACGCCCCCCGCGTTGAGATCCGATTCGCCGGCGTTCCGCTCCCCGGGTACGGGTGGATCTTCCCGGTCACGGCGTCGTCCGCGAACGCCGGCGTGGGCTTTGCCGCGCGGCGCCGGCATGCTCGAGGGGCATCGTCCGCCCGCGAGGCCTGCGAGCGTTTCTTAGAGACGGTGGAAGCGCCGGACCGTCTCGACCGAAGCCGTCCCGTCGAGGCGATCCGGAGCTACCCGCTCCGCGTGGACTTTCCCGCGTCGGCGGTGTGGGCGGACGGCGTGCTCTTCGCCGGTGAGGCGGCCGGCCTGGTGAATCCGCTGACCGGCGAGGGGATCGACTATGCGCTCGAGTCGGGACGCATCGCCGCGGATCACGCCGCGGCGTTTCTCATGAACGGCGACCGATCGCCCGGTGCCTTCGCCGCCGCCGGTGCGGCGTACGAGCGCACGCTGCGCCGCCGGTTCGAGCGGCTCTTCGCGGTCTGCCGGGTGCTGCGCGACGTCTCCGGCCGTCCGGCGGTGCTCAACCGTCTCGTGCGCGCGGCTTCCCACCGCGACGACTTCAGGATGGCGCTGGTCAACGTCGTGCTGGGCCACCGGGAGCCGTTCGGGCCGGGGTCCGTCAGAGCGGCGCTGGCCCGCCTCACGCTCGCGCGGTAGTCTCGGGCAGGCCCAGCAGGCGGCGGGCGTTGCCGCCGAAGATGGCGGCCCGGTCGGCGTCGGAGACCTCCAAGCCCTCGAACAGCTGCCGCTGTTCTCGTAGGATCCCCTCGCGGTACTCGTCGGACGCGGTGGAATCCGTTCCGAACAGGATGCGGCGTGGTCCGTACGCGCGCAGCAGGTCGCGGAAGACCTGATCGAGTCCGGGCGCGCCCGGGGTGAACTCGCGCCAGTTGTTGGTGCCGGAGGTATCCGTCCAGATGTTTTCGGTGTGATAGGCGAGAAACAGGGCTTCCCGCAGGAAGCCCGCGCCGCAGTGCGCAATCCCGAAGGTAATCTCCGGAAAGTCCCGCGCGACACTCGAGAGCGGCAGCGGATTCGCGTAGGCCAGATCGTAGATCGGCGCCACCGTGATGCCGAAGTGGTAGAGGACGGGGAGTCCCTGCTCGGCGGCGGCCTCGTAGACCGGGTAGACCGCGCGGTCGTTGGCCTGGAAGCGCTGCACCGGCGGATACAGCTTGAGGCCCCGCAGCCCCCACGCGCGGAACCGGCGGACCACGCCGGCCGCGTCCGCCGCGGTCGGGTCGGCCACGCTGCCCCAGGCCTGGAACCGGTCCGGCGCCAGCCGCACGAACTCCGCCAGTTCCTCGTTGCCTTCGCCGATGGCGATGAACACGCCCGTCGCCACGCCGGCGCGGTCGAACGCTTCCTTCCAGCGCGCGGCGTGGACGGCAAGCGTGATGCCCTCCAGTTTGGCAAATCGCTGCGCGATGCGGCCCGCATCACCCATGAGCGCCTCCCGTGCCCGCGGCCGCAGCGCCCACGGCCGGGCGCGCAGCCGATGGAACATCGAAGCGGTGGCGAGGTGAAGGTGGGCGTCGACGATTGACGTGG contains:
- a CDS encoding geranylgeranyl reductase family protein; amino-acid sequence: MTAGTHDAVVVGAGPAGSSAAVALAARGLCVLLLDKAQFPREKTCGDGLTPRAVAALREMGVFDRLRYAAEPIARVDVVAPDGAAVTAAVPAPGMAVVPRVHLDDAIRRRAVEAGASFDGGVRVDGIVRGDGGVTLRAARGGRPATYRARMAIVATGASLVLPRGLGAVPRLPAMMLAARTYVARHAPRVEIRFAGVPLPGYGWIFPVTASSANAGVGFAARRRHARGASSAREACERFLETVEAPDRLDRSRPVEAIRSYPLRVDFPASAVWADGVLFAGEAAGLVNPLTGEGIDYALESGRIAADHAAAFLMNGDRSPGAFAAAGAAYERTLRRRFERLFAVCRVLRDVSGRPAVLNRLVRAASHRDDFRMALVNVVLGHREPFGPGSVRAALARLTLAR
- a CDS encoding amidohydrolase family protein, with the translated sequence MVLRSEPISLGREGHATSIVDAHLHLATASMFHRLRARPWALRPRAREALMGDAGRIAQRFAKLEGITLAVHAARWKEAFDRAGVATGVFIAIGEGNEELAEFVRLAPDRFQAWGSVADPTAADAAGVVRRFRAWGLRGLKLYPPVQRFQANDRAVYPVYEAAAEQGLPVLYHFGITVAPIYDLAYANPLPLSSVARDFPEITFGIAHCGAGFLREALFLAYHTENIWTDTSGTNNWREFTPGAPGLDQVFRDLLRAYGPRRILFGTDSTASDEYREGILREQRQLFEGLEVSDADRAAIFGGNARRLLGLPETTARA